A single genomic interval of Streptococcus suis harbors:
- a CDS encoding 23S rRNA methyltransferase attenuation leader peptide, whose amino-acid sequence MLVFQMRYQMRYVDKTSTVLKQTKNSDYADK is encoded by the coding sequence ATGTTGGTATTCCAAATGCGTTATCAAATGCGTTATGTAGATAAAACATCTACTGTTTTGAAACAGACTAAAAACAGTGATTACGCAGATAAATAA
- a CDS encoding peptide-binding protein has protein sequence MGNLGAQKAKRNDTPISAKKDIMGDKTVRVRADLHHIIKIETAKNGGNVKEVMEIRLRSKLKSVLIVQYLKILYNRN, from the coding sequence GTGGGAAATTTAGGCGCACAGAAAGCAAAACGAAATGATACGCCAATCAGCGCAAAAAAAGATATAATGGGGGATAAGACGGTTCGTGTTCGTGCTGACTTGCACCATATCATAAAAATCGAAACAGCAAAGAATGGCGGAAACGTAAAAGAAGTTATGGAAATAAGACTTAGAAGCAAACTTAAGAGTGTGTTGATAGTGCAGTATCTTAAAATTTTGTATAATAGGAATTGA
- a CDS encoding ParA family protein, with product MEKEELKILEELRRILNSKNEAIVILNNYFKGGVGKSKLSTMFAYLTDKFNLKVLMIDKDLQATLTKDLAKTFKVELPRVNFYEGLKNGNLASSIVHLTDNLDLIPGTFDLMLLPKLTRSWTFENESRLLATLLAPLKSDYDLIIIDTVPTPSVYTNNAIVASDYVMIPLQAEEESTNNIQNYISYLIDLQEQFNPGLDMIGFVPYLVDTDSTTIKSNLEELYKQHKEDNLVFQNIIKRSNKVSTWSKNGITEHKGYDKKVLSMYENVFFEMLERIIQLENEKE from the coding sequence ATGGAGAAGGAAGAACTCAAAATACTTGAAGAATTAAGACGTATTTTAAACAGTAAAAATGAAGCGATTGTTATCTTAAACAATTATTTTAAAGGTGGTGTTGGAAAGTCAAAATTATCGACTATGTTTGCTTACTTGACAGACAAATTTAATTTAAAAGTTTTAATGATCGATAAGGACTTACAAGCAACATTGACAAAAGACTTAGCAAAAACATTTAAGGTAGAATTGCCACGTGTTAATTTTTATGAAGGACTGAAAAATGGAAACTTGGCTTCTTCTATTGTTCATTTGACTGATAATTTAGACTTGATCCCTGGCACGTTTGATTTGATGTTACTGCCAAAATTAACTCGCTCATGGACTTTTGAAAATGAAAGTAGATTGCTTGCTACTCTTTTAGCACCTTTAAAAAGTGACTATGATCTCATTATTATTGATACTGTACCAACGCCAAGCGTTTATACAAATAATGCAATCGTGGCAAGTGATTACGTCATGATCCCTTTACAAGCAGAAGAAGAAAGTACAAACAACATTCAAAACTATATTTCCTATTTGATTGATTTACAAGAACAGTTTAACCCTGGACTAGATATGATCGGTTTTGTTCCTTATTTAGTTGATACGGACAGCACAACGATAAAATCAAACCTGGAAGAACTGTACAAGCAACATAAAGAAGATAACTTGGTTTTCCAAAATATTATCAAGCGAAGTAATAAAGTAAGTACCTGGTCTAAAAACGGCATTACAGAACACAAAGGCTATGACAAAAAAGTTTTATCTATGTATGAGAACGTATTTTTTGAAATGCTTGAGCGAATCATTCAATTAGAAAACGAAAAAGAATAG
- a CDS encoding IS110 family transposase, with protein sequence MRVVFGIDVSKVSSEVAILVNGEKVHNYTMSNDAIGFSRLLGDLKTVHKPEIIFEATGVYSRRLQAFLDEHSYAYTRLNPLEAKKQLDSLRVRKTDQIDAEKLAQSQFVLNRKPTYIQEEVYQDLRDLSRFYQNLTEDIVRAKNRLHKVLQVTFPELETILSTPTGEQYWNLVIAFPCKDFVLELSKDELSKSIRLSTSKRISDKRVAYLAEKLTALANQSYCAVKKKSPIMEEVRYYAKELLRLSEQRQAVLDEMVELAQPLPEYDILLSIPGIAETTATSIIGELGDIRRFQSANQINAFIGIDLRHYESGNFIAKEHITKRGNPYARKILFKCIHNIASASHTNPCHIADFYEKRKRQSQMTSTKPHTIASIHRLIRTMYYLITHNKLYDYISTQNQ encoded by the coding sequence ATGCGAGTAGTATTTGGGATTGACGTGAGTAAGGTAAGTTCAGAAGTAGCCATTCTAGTCAATGGCGAGAAGGTACATAACTACACCATGTCCAATGATGCCATTGGCTTTTCCCGGCTACTTGGCGATTTGAAAACCGTCCACAAGCCAGAAATCATCTTTGAAGCAACAGGCGTCTATTCTCGTCGTCTTCAAGCTTTTCTGGATGAACATAGCTACGCTTATACACGGCTCAATCCCTTAGAAGCCAAGAAGCAACTGGATAGCTTGCGTGTGCGGAAAACAGATCAAATTGACGCTGAAAAACTGGCTCAGTCTCAGTTTGTACTGAATCGTAAACCCACTTATATCCAAGAAGAAGTCTATCAAGATCTGCGAGATCTCAGTCGATTCTATCAGAACTTAACCGAGGACATCGTTCGAGCTAAAAATCGTCTGCACAAGGTCTTACAGGTCACTTTCCCTGAATTGGAAACTATCTTGTCAACGCCAACTGGGGAACAATACTGGAACTTGGTCATAGCCTTTCCTTGCAAGGACTTCGTTCTTGAGTTAAGCAAGGATGAACTCTCAAAGAGCATCCGTCTGTCCACTTCAAAACGGATTTCTGACAAGCGTGTGGCTTACTTAGCAGAGAAGCTGACAGCACTAGCCAATCAATCTTATTGTGCCGTTAAGAAAAAATCTCCAATCATGGAAGAGGTGCGTTACTATGCGAAAGAATTGCTTAGACTTTCTGAACAGAGACAAGCAGTCTTAGACGAAATGGTGGAACTAGCCCAACCTTTACCAGAGTATGACATTCTGCTTTCTATTCCTGGTATCGCTGAGACTACTGCAACAAGTATTATTGGCGAACTGGGAGATATTCGCCGTTTTCAGTCTGCCAATCAAATCAATGCCTTTATCGGTATTGACCTGAGACACTATGAATCTGGAAACTTCATCGCTAAGGAACACATTACCAAGCGTGGCAATCCCTATGCTAGAAAGATTCTGTTCAAATGCATTCACAATATCGCTTCAGCTAGTCACACCAATCCTTGCCATATAGCAGACTTTTATGAGAAACGAAAAAGGCAATCGCAAATGACTTCAACCAAGCCACACACGATTGCCTCCATACATCGTCTCATTCGGACAATGTATTACCTCATAACGCATAACAAACTTTACGATTATATTTCAACCCAAAATCAGTAA
- a CDS encoding recombinase family protein gives MIKDIESGLINCVITKDLSRLGRNYLDCGLYLEVFFPEHNVRYIAVNDGVDTLNKSAMDITPFRNILNEMYAADISVKIKSAYRARFQQGKFMGTTAPYGYIKDPADHNHLLIDDKVAHVVKEIFDLALKGNGVAKICRHLNKQHILRPAAYAAERGETGFERHFEGNEDKRYIWSGNSVRSILRSPIYAGNLVGYKRIAANMKSKKRPSKLPEEWEVIPNTHEGIVTQEEFDIVQQLITSRRLPQNKGGFVNIFAGVIKCVDCGCALRAMNVHRRKRPEIIDCVQYSCNNYARNGRSECSAHNIEARDLFNAVLADINCFADMAVNDEKAVRAIEKRLTETDQSRAKALEKERKKLNKRLAELDRLFSSLYEDKVMERITERNFEMMSGKYQKEQLEIEARLKEVTETLNESYEKSRGIRDFLALIRNYQGLKELDATVINALIDKILVSEREKMADGTVKQEIKICYKFIGFVDELHIIPTKRWAAMPAKNCTVCGVEYVPGSGASRYCPACAKKIRREKSNESKRRSREQKRIACMNCPQKMTD, from the coding sequence ATGATAAAAGACATTGAAAGCGGTCTGATAAACTGCGTGATTACGAAAGATTTATCCCGTCTGGGGAGAAACTATCTTGATTGTGGGTTATATCTGGAAGTTTTCTTCCCAGAGCATAACGTGAGGTATATAGCGGTCAATGACGGCGTAGATACCTTGAATAAATCTGCTATGGACATCACGCCTTTCCGCAACATTTTAAACGAAATGTATGCCGCTGACATATCTGTTAAGATAAAATCGGCATATCGGGCGAGGTTTCAACAGGGGAAATTCATGGGAACTACCGCCCCTTATGGCTATATCAAAGACCCTGCCGACCACAACCATCTGCTGATAGATGATAAAGTGGCACATGTTGTAAAAGAGATATTCGACCTTGCATTAAAAGGGAATGGAGTTGCCAAAATTTGCAGACATCTTAATAAACAGCATATCCTACGCCCTGCCGCTTATGCGGCGGAGCGTGGCGAAACAGGCTTTGAACGTCATTTTGAGGGGAACGAGGACAAACGCTATATTTGGAGTGGGAACAGCGTGAGGAGCATTTTAAGAAGCCCGATATATGCGGGAAATCTTGTAGGCTACAAACGGATTGCCGCCAATATGAAAAGCAAGAAACGCCCCTCTAAGCTGCCCGAAGAATGGGAAGTGATACCCAATACCCATGAGGGAATAGTCACGCAGGAGGAATTTGATATTGTCCAACAGCTTATTACAAGTCGTAGGCTTCCACAGAACAAGGGAGGATTTGTAAATATTTTTGCAGGCGTTATCAAGTGTGTGGACTGCGGATGTGCTCTGCGGGCAATGAACGTACACAGGAGGAAACGCCCAGAGATTATCGACTGTGTACAGTATTCATGTAATAATTATGCAAGAAACGGAAGAAGCGAGTGTAGTGCCCACAATATAGAAGCAAGGGATTTATTCAATGCCGTTCTTGCCGACATCAACTGTTTTGCGGATATGGCAGTGAATGATGAAAAGGCGGTCAGGGCCATAGAAAAGCGGCTCACGGAAACAGACCAGAGCAGGGCGAAAGCATTAGAGAAAGAACGTAAGAAGCTGAACAAACGCCTTGCGGAACTGGACAGGCTGTTTTCCTCTCTCTACGAGGATAAGGTCATGGAGCGTATTACCGAGCGGAATTTTGAGATGATGTCGGGGAAATACCAGAAAGAGCAGCTTGAAATTGAAGCAAGGCTGAAAGAGGTGACGGAAACTCTTAATGAAAGCTACGAGAAATCACGGGGAATCCGTGACTTCCTCGCCCTTATCCGAAATTATCAAGGCTTAAAAGAACTGGATGCAACAGTTATAAACGCACTCATAGACAAGATACTTGTTTCGGAGCGTGAGAAGATGGCAGACGGAACAGTGAAGCAGGAAATCAAGATTTGCTATAAATTCATCGGCTTTGTCGATGAATTACATATCATACCTACAAAACGGTGGGCAGCAATGCCCGCTAAAAATTGTACGGTGTGCGGCGTTGAATATGTCCCGGGCTCTGGTGCATCAAGGTATTGTCCTGCTTGTGCCAAGAAGATACGGAGGGAGAAATCAAACGAGAGCAAACGCAGGAGCAGAGAACAGAAAAGGATAGCATGTATGAACTGTCCGCAAAAAATGACCGACTGA
- a CDS encoding DUF5962 family protein, with protein MAQTLEEMRCQIEEWLAQGFTSPEARANYQALKEQYEDETLDYSFSKREITGQLELIITSRENDFPSLDEVTKAEYLDLIAQLDELDQEQANYYRKQLA; from the coding sequence ATGGCCCAAACACTAGAAGAAATGCGTTGTCAAATTGAAGAATGGTTGGCACAAGGCTTTACAAGCCCAGAGGCTAGAGCCAACTACCAAGCTTTAAAGGAACAGTATGAAGATGAAACTCTTGATTATAGCTTCTCAAAGCGTGAAATCACTGGACAGCTGGAACTCATCATCACAAGTCGTGAGAATGATTTTCCAAGCTTAGATGAGGTGACGAAGGCAGAATACCTTGATTTGATTGCTCAACTAGATGAACTTGACCAGGAACAAGCCAACTATTACCGTAAGCAATTAGCCTAG
- a CDS encoding DUF5966 family protein, with translation MLEQILQSFLIIIAIGLMLLVLYQIVKVSGALFLIGLISGIIFIEIYGIYLFFTERYLYTEDLATNGIWSFTGFFIALNLFLVFSIIMKWWRNRIV, from the coding sequence ATGTTGGAACAAATTCTACAAAGCTTTCTGATTATCATAGCAATAGGACTGATGTTGCTTGTCCTTTATCAGATTGTGAAAGTTTCAGGTGCTTTATTTCTTATCGGACTCATCAGTGGAATAATCTTTATTGAAATCTATGGAATTTACCTCTTTTTTACAGAAAGATACCTTTATACAGAAGATTTAGCCACCAATGGTATTTGGAGTTTTACAGGATTTTTTATTGCTTTGAATCTATTTTTAGTTTTTAGTATTATTATGAAGTGGTGGAGAAATAGAATAGTTTAA
- a CDS encoding toprim domain-containing protein, with amino-acid sequence MTRIKIVKQKAILDVAESLGYSFRRLSGHIYEHPDHDSFRIFADTNTFKWFSRDIQGDVIDFVQLVAGVTFKEAVSYLETGDFEQATVIEETYQPFQYYLHEEPFQQARIYLKDIRGLSDQTINTFGRQGLLAQATYQAESVLVFKSYDHNGVLQAASLQGLVKNEEKHDRGYLKKIMKGSKGHVGISFDIGNPKRLIFCESVIDMMSYYQLHQKQLSDVRLVSMEGLKLSVIAYQTLRLAAEEQGKLAFLDTVKPSRLSHYLQAIQETTTFFQTHSNVLTLAVDNDEAGREFCQKLSDKGLPITKDLPPLQGLETKSDWNDIVKQQKEISLSNLIQSAQIQAIKNHPPPKRERAMEL; translated from the coding sequence ATGACACGAATTAAAATAGTAAAACAAAAGGCCATTTTAGATGTGGCTGAAAGTTTAGGTTATTCCTTCAGACGTTTATCAGGACACATTTATGAACACCCAGACCATGATTCCTTTCGGATTTTTGCCGATACCAATACTTTCAAATGGTTTTCAAGAGATATACAAGGGGATGTGATTGACTTTGTTCAATTAGTGGCAGGTGTTACTTTCAAAGAGGCTGTATCCTATCTTGAAACTGGAGATTTTGAACAGGCTACGGTAATAGAAGAAACTTATCAACCGTTTCAATATTATTTGCATGAAGAGCCGTTTCAGCAAGCACGTATTTACTTAAAAGACATCCGTGGCCTAAGTGATCAGACTATCAATACCTTTGGTAGACAAGGATTGCTTGCTCAAGCTACTTATCAAGCGGAGTCGGTTTTAGTGTTTAAAAGCTATGACCATAATGGTGTCTTACAGGCCGCAAGCCTTCAAGGTCTCGTCAAAAATGAAGAAAAACACGATCGAGGTTATCTCAAAAAAATCATGAAAGGCTCAAAAGGCCATGTTGGTATTAGTTTCGATATTGGGAATCCCAAGAGACTCATTTTTTGTGAATCAGTTATAGATATGATGAGTTATTATCAACTTCACCAAAAGCAGCTATCAGATGTTCGCCTGGTGTCAATGGAAGGCTTAAAACTTTCAGTGATTGCTTATCAGACTTTACGTCTAGCAGCCGAGGAACAAGGGAAATTGGCATTTCTAGATACAGTAAAACCAAGCAGACTTAGCCATTATCTTCAGGCAATACAAGAGACGACAACCTTTTTTCAAACTCATTCAAACGTGCTAACATTGGCTGTTGATAACGATGAGGCAGGAAGAGAATTTTGTCAGAAACTGTCAGATAAAGGACTTCCAATCACCAAAGATTTACCACCATTGCAGGGACTGGAAACAAAGTCAGATTGGAATGATATTGTGAAGCAACAGAAGGAAATATCCTTAAGCAATCTTATTCAGTCAGCCCAGATACAAGCCATTAAGAATCATCCTCCACCAAAACGAGAGCGTGCTATGGAATTGTGA
- a CDS encoding DUF5965 family protein translates to MSVIERLAEKVARQEEKVSRETEKLEHYRAQLQTAMYSTFIKRQQSSQLSFHEALEQAFGKETTLHSNYRNEDTE, encoded by the coding sequence ATGAGTGTGATTGAACGTCTGGCTGAAAAAGTAGCTAGGCAAGAAGAAAAGGTCTCACGTGAGACAGAGAAATTGGAACACTATCGTGCCCAACTACAAACAGCTATGTACAGTACCTTTATCAAACGGCAACAATCTAGTCAGTTGTCATTTCATGAAGCACTAGAGCAAGCCTTTGGTAAAGAAACCACACTACACTCAAATTACAGAAATGAGGATACAGAATGA
- a CDS encoding DUF5945 family protein, which produces MSKTWNFDQPLDDVKPTSSHEERAKIAALFHKQDEKPIEEVDYVAAFEQQQKESESKDVQTPESKVKQSQPKKVNITSDYKQHLADTIAQNNKDISACQKQIEELHQLIDEKKIQNKKLQAISVAIDDL; this is translated from the coding sequence ATGAGTAAAACATGGAATTTTGATCAGCCACTAGACGATGTGAAACCAACATCGTCCCATGAAGAACGAGCTAAAATCGCAGCACTCTTCCATAAACAGGATGAAAAACCAATTGAAGAAGTAGACTATGTGGCTGCTTTTGAACAGCAACAAAAGGAGTCAGAATCTAAAGATGTACAGACGCCCGAATCAAAAGTTAAACAAAGCCAGCCGAAGAAAGTAAATATCACAAGCGACTATAAACAACACTTGGCAGACACTATTGCACAAAACAACAAGGATATTTCAGCCTGTCAAAAGCAAATTGAAGAACTTCATCAATTGATTGATGAAAAGAAAATCCAAAATAAAAAGTTGCAGGCTATTTCAGTAGCCATTGATGATTTATAA
- the pezA gene encoding type II toxin-antitoxin system antitoxin PezA, protein MIGDNIKSLRRTHDLTQPEFAKMVGISRNSLSRYENGTSTVSTELIDRICQKFNVSYVDIVGEDKMLTPVEDYHLTLKVEVIKERGAAILSKLYRYQDSQDIVFDDESNPWILMSDDLAELINTKIYLVATFDEIERYNGYLDGIERMLDMVHHRVVA, encoded by the coding sequence ATGATCGGAGACAATATAAAATCACTACGCCGAACACACGATTTAACACAGCCAGAATTTGCGAAAATGGTTGGGATTTCACGCAATAGCCTGAGTCGCTACGAAAATGGTACCAGCACTGTTTCAACTGAACTCATCGACCGTATTTGTCAGAAATTTAACGTTTCTTATGTCGATATTGTAGGAGAGGACAAGATGTTAACACCTGTCGAAGATTACCATCTGACTTTAAAAGTAGAAGTGATAAAAGAACGTGGAGCAGCCATTTTATCAAAGCTTTATAGATACCAGGATAGTCAAGATATTGTTTTTGATGATGAATCTAATCCTTGGATTTTGATGAGTGATGACTTGGCCGAATTGATCAATACGAAAATTTACCTTGTCGCTACTTTCGATGAAATAGAGCGTTACAATGGCTATTTAGATGGTATAGAGCGGATGTTAGACATGGTGCATCATCGGGTGGTGGCTTAA